One Schlesneria paludicola DSM 18645 DNA segment encodes these proteins:
- a CDS encoding fatty acyl-AMP ligase, translated as MDARINNNVRETILSVLGDHVRRSGERIAYTFLKSDSERESLTYRQLDDRARSIAAALLRHARPGDRALLAYPSGLEFIQVFLGCLYAGIVAVPSYPPKRKRNSVRVGAISHDCGATLLLGTRETRGSLLTEILARSPGAVVLATDEITTTGGKCLRPVEATDVAFLQYTSGSTASPKGVVVTHGNIVANLRLIQACFQFSANSTLVSWLPMFHDMGLIGCVMAPLFLGFPAVLMAPSTFLFSPIQWLRTVSEFRATCTGAPNFAYDLCVKAITPDQRRGLDLSSLRIAFNGAEPIRASTLDQFSELFSDCGFRRDAFFPCYGLAEATLMVSGGPPLAPRPILRLGADALEQHRVEESIDGRRIVGCGRLTDHLEVCIVHPGTGVQCAPDEIGEIWVRGASVTQGYFRRPEETISTFKATIEQESGGWLRTGDYGFIRDQVLFVTGRLKDLIVIRGRNIYPQDVERAVEPHIKNPTANCVAAFSIELEGEERVVVVCEGTQEIQRLANDADRSADLRSYMDAMLSNLRADVLALCDVQVHYVAISAPLAFPRTSSGKVQRRACLNGLIHRTLPCLELPGCISSLDGLSLKTESSEV; from the coding sequence GTGGATGCTCGAATTAATAATAATGTTCGTGAAACGATACTCTCTGTACTGGGTGACCATGTTCGGCGTTCGGGCGAACGTATCGCGTACACCTTCCTCAAGTCCGATTCTGAGCGGGAGTCGTTGACATACCGGCAGCTCGATGACCGGGCTCGCTCAATCGCGGCCGCATTGCTTCGGCATGCTCGACCCGGCGATCGAGCGTTACTGGCTTATCCCTCAGGGCTTGAGTTCATCCAAGTTTTTCTTGGGTGCTTGTACGCTGGGATCGTTGCGGTGCCATCCTATCCACCGAAACGTAAGAGAAATTCGGTCCGCGTTGGTGCGATCTCCCACGATTGTGGGGCGACGCTTTTATTGGGGACCAGGGAGACTCGAGGCAGCCTGTTGACAGAAATCTTGGCACGATCGCCAGGTGCGGTCGTGCTGGCAACTGACGAAATCACGACGACTGGGGGGAAATGCCTGAGACCTGTGGAAGCCACGGATGTCGCATTCCTGCAATACACTTCCGGTTCGACCGCGTCTCCGAAAGGAGTTGTGGTCACCCATGGCAACATTGTTGCAAATCTGCGGCTGATTCAGGCCTGCTTCCAGTTTTCTGCCAATTCAACCTTGGTGTCATGGCTACCGATGTTTCATGACATGGGCTTGATCGGATGCGTGATGGCCCCATTGTTCCTGGGGTTTCCAGCGGTCTTGATGGCCCCGAGCACGTTTTTATTCTCACCAATTCAATGGCTTCGTACCGTTTCAGAGTTTCGAGCGACGTGTACTGGTGCACCAAATTTTGCATACGACTTGTGCGTAAAGGCAATTACGCCAGATCAGCGACGCGGTCTCGATTTGTCGTCTCTTAGAATCGCATTTAATGGTGCCGAGCCGATCCGGGCCAGTACGCTCGATCAGTTCAGCGAATTATTTTCTGATTGTGGCTTTCGTCGCGACGCCTTTTTTCCGTGTTATGGCCTGGCTGAAGCCACGCTCATGGTTTCTGGTGGACCTCCGCTCGCGCCCAGACCCATTTTGAGGTTGGGTGCCGATGCACTCGAACAGCACCGAGTCGAAGAATCCATCGATGGTCGACGCATTGTGGGCTGCGGGCGACTGACAGACCACCTCGAAGTGTGCATTGTCCATCCGGGGACTGGCGTTCAGTGTGCTCCCGATGAAATCGGAGAGATCTGGGTTCGAGGTGCGAGCGTGACGCAGGGTTATTTTCGCCGTCCCGAAGAAACGATTTCGACTTTCAAAGCCACGATTGAGCAAGAGAGCGGTGGGTGGCTACGGACTGGCGATTATGGATTCATTCGAGATCAAGTTCTCTTCGTGACCGGGCGACTCAAGGATTTGATCGTGATCCGCGGTCGAAACATCTATCCGCAAGATGTTGAGCGCGCTGTCGAACCCCACATCAAGAATCCGACCGCGAATTGTGTTGCCGCGTTTTCGATTGAACTCGAGGGTGAAGAACGTGTTGTCGTCGTCTGCGAGGGCACACAAGAAATCCAGCGCCTGGCGAACGATGCTGACAGATCGGCTGATCTTCGAAGTTATATGGACGCGATGCTGTCGAATCTTCGGGCCGACGTTCTTGCGCTGTGCGACGTTCAAGTGCACTACGTCGCGATCTCGGCGCCATTGGCTTTTCCGCGGACGAGTAGCGGAAAGGTCCAGCGGCGGGCATGTCTGAATGGCTTGATTCATCGGACGCTTCCGTGTCTTGAGCTTCCGGGATGTATTTCATCTTTGGATGGATTGTCACTGAAAACCGAATCTTCTGAGGTTTAG
- a CDS encoding acyl-CoA desaturase, giving the protein MDDQIITPHRPDFQRGTLIKGDGTEAFIPRAAVASSLRLFLILCHGVPFIGGLIAVAIIPIWPPSVLVLVSMAVMWSLSLGFGITIGYHRLFSHRAFQTSTPMRVFLAICGSMAGQGPLIAWVALHRCHHQHTDTDGDPHSPWPNGSKWFQKLVGLWHAHYGWLFSSGFPNSLQYCPDLIRDRAIARTSRMFLVWYIMGLCLPSIVIWMVTGSTKEMILTFLWAGCLRVAAASQVTWSINSLCHFLGAVPHATGDHSTNLSWLAVPSFGESWHNNHHAYPQSAKFSCRSWQLDLGYALICVMRYCGMVWDVQTPKTQKGENR; this is encoded by the coding sequence GTGGACGATCAAATCATCACGCCCCACAGACCGGATTTTCAGCGAGGCACGCTGATAAAGGGGGATGGCACGGAAGCATTCATCCCCCGGGCGGCGGTGGCAAGTTCACTGAGACTCTTTCTCATTTTGTGTCATGGCGTTCCATTCATTGGCGGATTGATCGCCGTTGCCATCATTCCAATCTGGCCGCCAAGTGTCCTAGTGCTCGTTTCGATGGCGGTCATGTGGAGTTTGTCGTTGGGATTTGGAATCACGATCGGGTACCACAGGCTGTTCAGTCATCGTGCATTTCAGACGTCAACTCCCATGCGAGTGTTTCTCGCGATTTGCGGATCAATGGCGGGACAGGGGCCCTTGATTGCCTGGGTTGCGCTGCATCGTTGCCATCATCAACATACCGACACGGATGGTGATCCTCATTCACCATGGCCGAATGGTTCAAAATGGTTTCAGAAGCTAGTTGGGTTGTGGCACGCTCACTATGGTTGGTTGTTTTCGTCGGGATTCCCCAACTCATTGCAGTATTGTCCGGATCTGATTCGAGATCGTGCGATTGCGCGAACAAGCCGCATGTTTCTGGTCTGGTACATCATGGGATTGTGCCTCCCCTCCATCGTCATCTGGATGGTCACTGGGTCCACGAAAGAAATGATCCTGACATTCCTATGGGCTGGCTGCTTACGTGTGGCCGCCGCGTCTCAAGTGACGTGGAGTATTAATTCGCTGTGTCATTTTCTCGGAGCGGTTCCGCATGCGACTGGCGATCATAGTACGAACCTGTCCTGGCTAGCTGTCCCGTCGTTTGGTGAATCCTGGCACAACAATCATCACGCTTATCCACAGTCGGCGAAATTCAGTTGTCGTTCATGGCAGCTGGATTTGGGTTATGCCCTGATCTGTGTCATGCGGTATTGCGGCATGGTGTGGGACGTGCAGACACCGAAGACTCAGAAGGGTGAAAATCGATGA
- a CDS encoding acyl carrier protein — translation MISASDIEDAICGILQRVSNECAARIDREMSFDRFGLDSLARVGLLTELSKQLRLKFDTTEALDCESPRELAEFLVSQQKSRVRS, via the coding sequence ATGATCTCTGCATCGGACATTGAAGATGCGATCTGCGGAATTCTGCAGCGCGTGTCGAATGAATGCGCAGCGCGAATTGATCGAGAGATGTCATTCGATCGATTCGGACTTGATAGCCTCGCGCGCGTCGGCCTGTTGACCGAGTTGTCGAAGCAATTGCGTCTGAAATTTGACACGACCGAAGCGCTGGATTGCGAATCACCCAGAGAGCTTGCTGAATTTCTGGTGAGCCAACAGAAAAGTCGGGTGCGATCATGA
- a CDS encoding aminotransferase class I/II-fold pyridoxal phosphate-dependent enzyme, with translation MNDQTHRVHDEKSPSLKGSLISYLALNGKTNEKRLSDWTEWLASRRNDKLWPYSRVIEGHPGVSATVCTEKREHPRRLLNFGSQDYLSLSKHPQVIEAAVDTCRELGVHSAGSPILAGRTAPMYELENRISQLCKKECCAIFSTGWAAGFGVMAGLVRSDDSVVIDRLAHNCLCEGTKHATDSMFLFAHNSTAELTHALQKARRANDSGGVFVVVESLYSMDSDSPDLQAVVSIARQFDAITILDVAHDFGCMGASGLGLLDVTPEEFWPDVIMGSFSKTFASNGGFVAASEQVIDYLRCYSSPFAFSNALSPVQASIVLTCLDLVFSETGSEMRQRLAANVDALRRGMTHHGFHVAGKPSPIVPVFVGSEANARVVSRELGELGLMANLVEFPGVPRGSARFRFQVMRDHTMFEIDAACEVMRKAADTAGLLMDHW, from the coding sequence ATGAACGATCAAACGCATCGTGTACACGACGAGAAATCACCGTCACTCAAAGGAAGCCTGATTTCCTATCTGGCACTGAATGGCAAGACAAACGAAAAGCGTTTGTCCGACTGGACGGAATGGCTCGCAAGTCGTCGGAACGACAAGCTGTGGCCCTACTCACGGGTGATCGAAGGGCATCCCGGGGTCTCAGCAACAGTCTGTACGGAAAAACGCGAACATCCTCGTCGCCTCTTGAATTTTGGGTCTCAGGACTACCTCAGCCTCTCGAAGCATCCTCAGGTCATTGAGGCGGCGGTGGACACGTGTCGTGAGTTGGGCGTGCATTCCGCTGGCAGCCCGATTCTTGCTGGTCGAACTGCGCCCATGTACGAACTTGAGAACCGCATCTCTCAACTCTGCAAAAAAGAATGTTGTGCGATTTTCTCCACGGGATGGGCCGCCGGATTCGGAGTCATGGCGGGCCTGGTGCGATCTGATGATTCTGTCGTGATCGATCGACTCGCGCACAATTGCTTGTGCGAGGGTACCAAACACGCCACGGATTCGATGTTTTTGTTCGCTCACAATAGCACTGCCGAATTGACACATGCTTTACAGAAAGCCCGTCGTGCAAATGATTCAGGAGGGGTCTTTGTCGTCGTCGAGTCGTTGTACTCCATGGACTCGGATTCGCCTGATCTGCAAGCCGTCGTTTCAATTGCGCGCCAATTTGACGCAATTACGATTCTTGACGTTGCGCACGATTTCGGATGTATGGGGGCGTCTGGTTTGGGGCTGCTCGATGTCACGCCAGAGGAATTTTGGCCCGACGTCATAATGGGTTCGTTCTCGAAAACGTTCGCATCAAACGGCGGGTTTGTCGCAGCGAGTGAGCAAGTCATCGACTATCTGCGCTGTTATTCCTCTCCGTTTGCGTTTTCCAATGCGCTGTCCCCGGTTCAAGCCAGTATCGTGCTGACCTGCTTGGATCTGGTCTTCTCGGAAACAGGATCGGAAATGCGCCAACGACTTGCCGCGAATGTGGATGCGCTGCGCAGGGGCATGACTCATCATGGTTTCCATGTTGCCGGAAAGCCAAGTCCTATCGTGCCAGTGTTCGTGGGATCGGAAGCGAATGCGCGTGTCGTGTCTCGAGAACTTGGCGAGCTTGGATTGATGGCAAATCTCGTGGAGTTCCCGGGAGTTCCGCGTGGTTCTGCACGCTTTCGTTTTCAAGTGATGCGCGACCACACCATGTTTGAAATCGATGCTGCCTGTGAAGTCATGCGCAAGGCGGCCGATACCGCCGGGTTGCTGATGGACCACTGGTGA
- a CDS encoding beta-ketoacyl synthase N-terminal-like domain-containing protein — protein sequence MTVDANLVRFPSCHWLATHYVATPILLALQGEIHGGNSPRMSEYYRLKRSNAGNLDIVSQFLDRVFGNSSECTTFPQIPTIVWRLYDSDLEKRFKSENPCDMLDSVFAMAMDNWSIDDQKHSDVLHSALITILLSHQVLLPNEGTVDPRTRVQELTCEYFKYLGLVDVTAAGISVTKHWSYLQSNSHHLGVAVSYRSQLSHMRSLLFGDPASVFHREDSGGESHVDRSENVAASGKQHRPYFDRLVKSLVKKYADIDANAPLYVGDLGCGDGSLLRRIFDETREIDRRNDHFRPIGIDLNAEALAAARRMLPPNSMLFQGDIRKPQELISELQKAGVETDHEILHVRSFLDHDRSFALPENVEEACKWRCLKFSGVYADGSGARILPELMFQALIEHLRSWSASIGEHGLLLLEVHCRVKHSPETLVDDNAAYFQALQALSGQQLIEACYFHLAAGMAGLFSRSDTLLQFPELSAEPLITLHWFDRQRVAVRLGTPVDLQSICELEQTCWNSLATPRHVIENRLNNPLETFLLHDRTTDRLVASLAVQRVSQDVNIMNARWDRLARLAADNGPILLLIALNADPDYHEVACGGLLLEFVLNFARLSSDFDAVIGVSRCKNFSGKTHAEYRKYVFAVNSQALPIDPVLRLHVLHGAKIEDIVMDYRPDDTANLGCGVVIRYPLRSEERGVVQENPKATHGEFSLSEFAEEIVEKLGDERIDPYSHDRAFRDMGLDSLDLQALSLFLSERVGRMIRPDLFFKYPTPRQLVQYVTEKDGFQMSTSKTGRESPVANTETSRSVAIVGIGLRLPGGSDTPSSFWEFLRSGRHGIVDVPDDRWGDVEWTRQAVRVRRAAFIRDLDEFDYSFFEISPREARLMDPQQRLLLQTTWHALEDAGIAPSKLAGSATGVWVGISSNDYCRRVFSRIEKIEAHSSTGTAFSTAAGRISYVLGLNGPCNSIDTACSSSLVAVHNACGSLLSGECELAIAAGVNVIFPEYSISFSRAGMLSPDFQCRSFDSEANGYVRGEGCGVVILKKLSDAVQDGDRIYSVIRSTSSNHCGRSNGLTAPSGAAQEKLVRQAVDKAGVDGGQIRFVEAHGTGTSLGDPIEANALLSALRCSGTEKLILGALKTKIGHLESAAGVASLIKASLCLVANEIPPNLNFETLNPSIDDSRDLITIPTSSIPLAPIADRRLAVVNSFGFGGTNACALLEQWSGPSPRQMTDGVKLHPFKASRAWFSSDGLRARYHELPLSGFVRKEANVFEWQIEGLLLAQISEHRIKGHPILPASSYVSLLLEIGQRLRGHILWEIRDAEILNPVFLSEPVTIRVSCSPHDTDRARIAIECSVLRNRIESSRLFCLRATLVDLSENPPSDIGAEHKIHGNESTLIPEKDLEWQRTFYTRLSDLGYEYGPVFQCLTEGRIRHQRGLGSLSCPQKDGMSRPSDRLCEMSARIDSGLHLGVELLRHVVTTAATAILLPTSWKCFRLLRDFRLATRITTSVRLSDESNDNAKSVICSRYESDNGELVAEFEDVQLSTVTTALLVSLGKPQEVRMDEMSHTSFESLSEDFLPRLRAKAAEILGLSSTEELDVDLPLSTLGMDSIMFVELKLAIDDLFGIQIATDVFVQEPSLRQIARSISDYSSVK from the coding sequence ATGACTGTGGACGCCAACCTCGTACGATTTCCAAGTTGTCATTGGCTTGCGACACACTATGTCGCGACACCAATTCTGTTAGCCCTTCAGGGTGAAATCCATGGCGGCAATTCGCCGCGAATGAGTGAGTATTATCGACTGAAACGGTCGAATGCTGGCAATTTGGATATCGTCTCTCAGTTTCTGGACCGTGTTTTCGGCAATTCCTCTGAGTGCACGACATTTCCGCAGATCCCAACAATAGTGTGGCGGCTTTACGATTCAGATCTTGAAAAGCGATTCAAGTCCGAGAATCCATGTGACATGCTCGACAGTGTCTTCGCGATGGCGATGGACAATTGGTCAATCGACGATCAGAAGCACAGTGACGTCCTTCATTCGGCGTTGATAACAATTCTATTGTCGCACCAAGTTCTTCTCCCGAATGAGGGAACCGTCGACCCGCGAACCCGAGTTCAAGAGTTGACGTGCGAGTATTTCAAGTATCTTGGGCTCGTCGATGTGACGGCAGCAGGAATCAGCGTTACGAAGCATTGGAGTTACTTGCAATCGAACTCGCATCACTTGGGGGTGGCGGTTTCTTATCGTTCTCAGCTATCTCACATGCGATCGTTGCTTTTCGGCGATCCCGCGTCGGTTTTTCATCGAGAAGACAGCGGGGGCGAGTCGCACGTCGATCGATCGGAAAATGTTGCTGCAAGCGGGAAACAGCATCGTCCCTACTTTGACCGTCTGGTGAAAAGTCTTGTCAAGAAGTATGCCGACATTGATGCGAATGCGCCGCTCTATGTGGGTGATCTGGGCTGCGGGGACGGTTCGCTCTTACGCAGAATCTTCGATGAAACACGCGAAATCGATCGTCGCAATGATCATTTTCGGCCGATCGGGATCGATTTGAATGCCGAAGCCCTCGCGGCAGCTCGTCGTATGTTGCCTCCGAATTCGATGCTCTTCCAAGGCGATATTCGCAAACCGCAAGAATTGATCTCAGAATTGCAGAAGGCCGGGGTCGAGACCGATCACGAGATTCTGCATGTTCGAAGTTTTTTGGATCATGATCGATCGTTCGCACTTCCAGAGAACGTTGAGGAAGCATGCAAATGGAGGTGTTTGAAGTTTTCTGGCGTCTATGCGGACGGATCTGGTGCACGGATACTTCCAGAGCTGATGTTTCAGGCGTTGATCGAACATCTGCGAAGCTGGTCTGCATCGATTGGTGAACACGGTTTGCTTCTGCTGGAAGTTCACTGCCGCGTCAAACACTCGCCGGAGACGCTTGTTGATGACAACGCTGCGTACTTTCAGGCCCTACAGGCGCTCTCTGGACAACAGTTGATCGAAGCCTGCTATTTCCATCTGGCCGCCGGGATGGCTGGACTCTTCTCGCGCTCGGATACCCTGCTGCAATTTCCCGAACTCAGTGCCGAACCACTAATCACATTGCACTGGTTTGATCGGCAACGTGTCGCGGTACGCCTTGGCACGCCGGTCGATCTTCAATCGATTTGTGAACTCGAACAGACTTGCTGGAACAGTTTGGCGACGCCGCGACACGTCATCGAAAATCGTTTGAACAATCCACTGGAAACGTTCTTGCTTCATGATCGAACAACAGATCGATTGGTTGCGTCTCTCGCCGTGCAGCGTGTGTCGCAAGATGTCAACATCATGAATGCGCGATGGGATCGACTTGCCCGTCTTGCGGCTGACAACGGTCCGATTCTGCTCTTGATTGCGCTGAACGCGGATCCTGATTACCACGAGGTCGCTTGTGGAGGTTTGCTTTTAGAATTCGTTCTGAATTTCGCGCGTCTTTCCAGTGATTTCGACGCTGTGATCGGGGTTTCTCGATGCAAGAACTTCTCAGGGAAGACTCACGCCGAATATCGGAAATATGTCTTCGCTGTGAATTCCCAGGCGTTGCCGATCGATCCCGTGTTGCGACTTCATGTTCTACATGGTGCAAAGATCGAAGACATTGTGATGGACTATCGCCCTGACGACACTGCCAATCTTGGGTGCGGGGTCGTCATTCGATATCCACTTCGGTCGGAAGAACGCGGCGTAGTTCAAGAAAATCCGAAAGCCACACACGGCGAATTCTCATTGTCGGAATTTGCCGAAGAGATCGTTGAAAAGCTGGGTGACGAGCGGATCGATCCTTATTCACATGATCGCGCTTTTCGAGACATGGGCCTGGATTCGCTCGATCTACAAGCGTTATCGCTGTTTCTCTCTGAGAGAGTCGGTCGGATGATTCGTCCCGATCTCTTTTTTAAGTACCCCACACCTCGTCAGTTGGTCCAGTACGTAACTGAAAAAGATGGATTTCAAATGTCGACAAGCAAGACAGGCCGAGAATCGCCTGTCGCGAACACCGAGACATCGCGTTCGGTTGCGATTGTTGGTATCGGATTGAGGTTGCCTGGTGGCTCTGACACTCCATCGTCCTTCTGGGAATTTCTGCGTTCTGGACGGCACGGGATCGTCGACGTCCCCGATGATCGATGGGGAGACGTCGAATGGACTCGCCAGGCGGTGAGGGTTCGGCGCGCGGCGTTTATTCGAGATCTTGATGAGTTCGACTACAGTTTTTTCGAGATTTCTCCTCGAGAAGCCCGACTGATGGACCCGCAACAAAGGTTGCTGTTGCAGACAACCTGGCATGCTCTGGAAGACGCTGGGATCGCGCCATCAAAACTCGCGGGGTCGGCGACGGGAGTCTGGGTTGGAATCAGCAGCAACGACTACTGTCGGCGCGTTTTCAGTCGCATCGAAAAAATTGAAGCTCACAGCTCGACGGGAACCGCGTTCAGTACCGCCGCCGGGCGCATTTCGTACGTTCTCGGATTAAATGGGCCGTGCAATTCAATCGACACGGCGTGTTCGTCGTCGCTCGTTGCGGTACATAACGCCTGCGGCAGCCTTTTGTCAGGCGAGTGTGAACTGGCGATTGCAGCCGGCGTGAATGTTATTTTCCCAGAGTACTCGATTAGTTTTTCCAGAGCAGGAATGCTTTCACCCGATTTTCAGTGTCGATCCTTTGATTCGGAAGCCAATGGTTACGTCCGTGGGGAAGGGTGTGGGGTTGTCATTCTAAAGAAACTCTCGGACGCTGTGCAGGATGGTGATCGAATCTATTCTGTCATTCGATCGACATCCTCGAATCATTGCGGACGCAGCAATGGGCTGACGGCACCAAGTGGTGCGGCGCAGGAGAAACTGGTTCGTCAGGCTGTCGACAAAGCAGGGGTCGATGGCGGTCAAATTCGGTTTGTTGAAGCGCACGGAACTGGAACGTCACTTGGTGACCCCATCGAAGCAAATGCGCTACTGAGTGCCCTTCGTTGCAGTGGCACCGAAAAGCTGATCCTTGGTGCCTTAAAGACCAAAATTGGACATCTGGAATCCGCCGCGGGGGTCGCGTCCCTCATCAAAGCTTCGCTGTGCCTTGTCGCCAACGAGATTCCACCAAATCTCAATTTCGAAACGCTGAATCCGTCGATTGACGATTCGCGGGACCTGATCACCATTCCCACTTCGTCCATTCCATTGGCGCCCATTGCGGACCGCCGACTTGCTGTGGTGAACTCGTTCGGATTTGGCGGGACAAATGCGTGTGCATTGCTCGAACAATGGAGTGGGCCCTCACCACGTCAGATGACTGATGGCGTCAAGTTACATCCGTTCAAAGCGAGTCGGGCGTGGTTTTCGTCTGACGGACTGCGAGCCCGTTACCATGAGTTGCCGTTGAGTGGATTCGTGCGCAAAGAAGCAAACGTTTTCGAATGGCAGATCGAAGGATTGTTACTCGCGCAAATCAGTGAACATCGTATCAAAGGCCATCCAATTCTCCCTGCCTCGTCCTATGTATCTTTGCTACTCGAAATAGGTCAACGCTTGCGAGGTCACATTCTTTGGGAAATTCGGGATGCTGAGATTCTCAATCCGGTCTTCCTCTCTGAACCAGTGACCATTCGTGTGAGCTGCTCACCGCACGACACAGACAGGGCCAGGATTGCAATTGAGTGCAGTGTTCTTCGCAATCGAATCGAATCATCTCGGCTGTTCTGTCTTCGAGCGACGCTCGTGGATCTATCCGAGAATCCTCCGAGTGACATCGGCGCAGAGCACAAGATTCATGGGAACGAGTCGACCCTAATTCCTGAAAAAGATCTCGAATGGCAACGCACGTTCTATACGCGGCTTTCAGACCTTGGATATGAATATGGTCCTGTTTTTCAATGTCTTACGGAGGGGCGTATTCGGCACCAACGCGGCCTTGGCTCGCTAAGTTGCCCCCAAAAAGACGGCATGTCACGCCCATCAGATCGCCTTTGTGAAATGTCCGCACGCATTGATTCAGGATTGCATCTTGGTGTCGAACTGTTGCGGCATGTCGTCACAACCGCAGCGACTGCGATCTTGTTACCTACGAGTTGGAAATGCTTTCGGCTGTTGCGAGATTTTCGACTCGCCACACGAATCACAACTTCCGTACGGCTTTCAGATGAATCAAATGACAATGCAAAATCCGTCATCTGTTCCAGGTACGAATCTGACAATGGCGAACTTGTCGCGGAATTTGAAGATGTACAACTCAGTACTGTTACGACAGCGTTGCTCGTCTCGCTCGGTAAGCCACAAGAGGTTCGCATGGACGAGATGTCGCACACGTCCTTCGAAAGTTTGTCCGAGGATTTCCTTCCGAGGCTTAGGGCAAAAGCCGCCGAGATTCTGGGATTGAGTTCGACAGAAGAACTCGACGTCGATTTGCCTCTCTCCACGCTCGGAATGGATTCGATCATGTTCGTTGAGTTGAAGCTCGCCATCGACGACTTATTCGGGATTCAGATTGCGACCGACGTATTCGTACAAGAGCCATCTCTTCGTCAAATCGCCAGATCCATTTCAGATTATTCGAGTGTGAAGTGA
- a CDS encoding DUF1501 domain-containing protein: MPLSSHSDTRFDQVDSLSRRDLLWNLGGGLGGLALASLLGRESQVGAADSQTIVHASDGVLDVIHRPAKATRVIQMFMAGAASHVDMFDHKPELEKRDGQPWDPGEKVELFQNGHGNTFAAPWKWQQHGECGKSLSEITQPLGAVVDDLAFIHNVVGKTGVHSTATLLQATGFQLPGFPGMGAWVSYGLGSMNDNLPTFIVMPDHRGFPSNGQKNWDSAFLPARHQGTLIRPGAANPIEDLFPAREGIVTKEADAAGLQVLTRLNRQHAASRTGDSRLESRIKSYELAARMQLAAPEALEITGEPKHILRMYGLDQGSGEYPKEINVPEETEVFGRKCLIARRLLERGVRFVQIWSGCDNGFPRRNWDSHEDVPRDHGPLSLGMSTGAAALIMDLKQRGMLDDTIIHWTTEFGRMPCAQGGKGRDHNPFVFTNWLAGGGIRGGTTYGPSDEWGYKPLDRSHPTQVYDVHATMLHLLGIDHTKLTFRHNGIDRRLTDVHGHLIPEIIA; encoded by the coding sequence TTGCCACTGTCCAGCCACAGCGACACACGCTTTGATCAGGTCGATTCCCTTTCCCGCCGCGATCTTCTTTGGAATCTGGGCGGGGGTCTCGGGGGCTTGGCACTCGCCAGTTTGCTCGGGCGTGAATCACAAGTCGGTGCGGCCGACTCCCAAACAATCGTTCACGCATCCGACGGGGTGCTGGATGTGATCCACCGGCCCGCCAAAGCCACGCGAGTCATCCAAATGTTCATGGCCGGTGCCGCCAGCCATGTGGATATGTTCGATCACAAACCAGAACTTGAAAAACGTGACGGACAGCCGTGGGATCCGGGTGAAAAGGTGGAACTGTTTCAGAACGGCCACGGGAACACGTTTGCCGCACCCTGGAAATGGCAACAACACGGAGAATGCGGCAAGTCGCTTTCGGAAATCACGCAGCCGCTGGGCGCGGTCGTCGACGATCTGGCGTTCATTCACAATGTTGTCGGCAAGACGGGCGTACACAGTACCGCCACGTTGCTGCAGGCGACCGGATTTCAATTGCCTGGTTTTCCCGGAATGGGCGCATGGGTCAGTTACGGCCTGGGCAGCATGAACGACAATTTGCCCACGTTCATCGTGATGCCCGATCACCGCGGCTTTCCGTCGAATGGCCAGAAAAATTGGGATTCGGCATTCCTGCCTGCACGACATCAGGGAACCCTGATCCGCCCCGGCGCGGCGAATCCGATTGAAGACCTGTTTCCCGCTCGAGAAGGAATCGTCACGAAAGAAGCCGACGCTGCAGGCCTGCAAGTCTTGACCCGCTTGAATCGTCAGCACGCCGCATCGCGCACGGGCGATTCGCGTCTGGAATCGCGGATCAAGTCTTACGAACTCGCCGCACGCATGCAGCTCGCCGCCCCAGAAGCCCTTGAGATCACGGGCGAACCCAAACATATCCTGAGAATGTATGGCCTGGATCAGGGGTCAGGCGAATATCCGAAAGAAATTAACGTCCCTGAAGAGACCGAAGTCTTCGGGCGCAAGTGTCTGATCGCCCGCCGCCTGCTCGAACGTGGCGTACGATTCGTGCAGATCTGGTCCGGCTGTGACAATGGATTCCCGCGTCGCAACTGGGATTCTCATGAAGACGTCCCCCGTGATCACGGCCCCCTGTCGCTGGGGATGTCCACTGGTGCCGCCGCCCTGATCATGGATCTCAAGCAACGCGGCATGCTCGACGACACCATCATTCACTGGACGACCGAATTCGGTCGAATGCCCTGCGCCCAAGGGGGCAAAGGTCGTGACCACAACCCCTTCGTGTTCACAAATTGGCTGGCCGGCGGCGGCATCCGAGGCGGCACGACATACGGCCCCAGCGACGAATGGGGCTATAAACCCCTTGATCGATCTCATCCCACCCAGGTCTACGATGTCCACGCGACAATGCTGCATCTCTTAGGGATCGACCACACCAAACTCACATTCCGCCACAACGGCATCGACCGCCGCCTGACCGACGTCCACGGTCACCTGATCCCCGAAATCATCGCATGA